A genomic window from Cotesia glomerata isolate CgM1 linkage group LG7, MPM_Cglom_v2.3, whole genome shotgun sequence includes:
- the LOC123268658 gene encoding YEATS domain-containing protein 2 isoform X1 — protein sequence MSTLKDNVQDPDYAIAGPSRQQKTFEEAALINKIKRINPIIEREFDRSINEKEKEILLINDRLHEAIRTLSLLRYAIISEFYNRKECQRGINSDSKQARIHPAIKQIVGKAPRNLRNRGTNGLSTKSGSGASTSSTEPPSSQNGVPGPSHQNSQNLGQSINGIGSNHQVPSENHQTISANYQNHQVPSQNYQTISANHQNHQGPGQNHQTLGANHQNHQVSGQNHQGPSQNHHILSANHQNYQIPSQNHRNHQHPAFHQRYQHPGLNIKPFQAPNSSATKNLPSNPLKRKYNQEQIENLAKKLCPNTEPEFQRGDGFRETRVIVIGNISTPIPPMDRNDDKYTHKWQVYVREKDNDKISEYISKVVFQLHPSYKPNDVIEVDRAPFNLVRRGWGNFSLNVTLIFKNKSNLPRAFVHNLTLDHVTETIYALKIFPINYSPPSYEPEESSSENEIDINENGDDTGGDSDNETVLTLTRKEVMSNIYLEHRYVNINSIGEFNKTINHAGIKSMKDINNRNNSSRSLKPGSGALGSVMSQEISSIDKRNQSKSVNGDKTNLLSSKAVCQPLEIKIPDINETMASAVKQVLVFNDKQIPLNFNKEKKQNINGNGVSILKKNINGKNGITISINPTKSVMLNVPDTEPALKIVTGKRMKLVEKKKKNINYVLRLRDSLMELKERDVEKIVTFLAKRLPIVTPEAQDIEFKKSFPYVCQTVEEFLGFNVGKQRSVEWYRAKKIRNMLKFKVREEEIWTTKEILFWCRFQGFTVMRPLLNSVKGEREEVNTCTESRELVEWIRKMKSSGEEKEQVDVIDIEGDDDDDDDEESGEVEEKKGEFVKLEMNEEESKMNFFVNETARQVGVTLVEEQIEEGVRDAAASRVVAKAVECLLENLLRSSLSKAWERNNLKCPDVITINDVRKAIRQREEFDIFTNSGLGTTQ from the exons ATGAGTACATTAAAGGACAATGTCCAGGATCCAGATTATGCTATCGCAGGACCGAGTCGTCAGCAGAAAACTTTTGAAGAAGctg ctCTCATTAATAAGATAAAACGAATCAACCCAATAATCGAGCGTGAGTTCGACAGATCAATTAACGAAAAAGAGAAAGAAATTTTGCTCATCAACGATCGACTGCACGAGGCGATCAGAACGCTCAGTTTGTTGCGGTACGCGATTATTTCCGAGTTCTATAACCGGAAAGAATGCCAGAGAGGTATAAATAGCGACTCAAAGCAGGCGAGAATCCACCCTGCGATTAAGCAAATCGTGGGAAAGGCTCCTAGGAACCTGAGAAACCGAGGAACCAATGGTTTGAGCACTAAAAGTGGTTCTGGAGCGTCGACGTCCAGCACTGAGCCGCCGAGCTCACAAAATGGCGTTCCGGGTCCTAGTCATCAAAATTCTCAGAACTTGGGTCAGAGTATTAATGGAATAGGCTCAAATCATCAAGTTCCAAGTGAAAATCATCAAACTATAAGTGCTAATTATCAGAATCATCAAGTTCCAAGTCAGAACTAtcaaactataagtgcaaatCATCAGAATCATCAAGGTCCAGGTCAGAATCATCAAACCTTGGGTGCTAATCATCAGAATCATCAAGTTTCAGGTCAGAATCATCAAGGTCCAAGTCAAAATCATCACATTTTAAGTGCTAATCATCAAAACTATCAAATTCCAAGTCAAAATCATCGAAATCATCAACATCCAGCATTTCATCAAAGATACCAACACCCTGGCTTAAATATCAAACCTTTCCAAGCCCCAAACTCATCAGCCACTAAAAATCTACCATCAAATCCTCTGAAGCGCAAGTACAACCAAGAACAGATCGAGAATCTTGCAAAAAAACTCTGCCCAAACACCGAACCAGAGTTCCAACGCGGTGATGGCTTCAGAGAAACCCGAGTGATCGTAATCGGCAACATCTCAACTCCCATTCCTCCAATGGACCGCAACGACGATAAATACACCCACAAATGGCAAGTGTACGTCCGGGAGAAGGACAACGACAAAATCTCAGAGTACATCTCTAAAGTAGTCTTTCAACTTCACCCTAGCTATAAGCCAAACGACGTCATAGAAGTAGATCGCGCTCCCTTCAACCTGGTTCGTCGTGGCTGgggaaatttttcattgaatgTGACGCTGATCTTCAAGAACAAGTCAAATCTTCCTAGGGCTTTCGTTCACAATCTCACCTTGGACCATGTTACCGAAACCATTTatgcattgaaaattttccctATCAACTACTCGCCACCCAGTTACGAACCAGAAGAATCAAGCTCTGAAAATGAGATTGATATTAATGAAAACGGTGATGATACAGGTGGTGACAGTGATAATGAAACAGTGTTGACGTTGACGAGGAAGGAAGTTATGAGTAATATTTACTTGGAACATAGgtatgttaatattaatagcaTCGGAGAGTTCAATAAGACAATCAATCACGCGGGAATCAAGAGTATGAAGGATATTAATAACAGAAATAATTCCTCCAGGAGTCTGAAACCTGGCTCAGGAGCTCTAGGCAGTGTCATGAGCCAGGAAATCTCATCAATCGACAAAAGAAACCAGTCTAAATCTGTTAACGGTGATAAAACAAATCTATTATCATCGAAGGCGGTCTGTCAGCCGTTGGAGATAAAAATTCCTGATATTAATGAAACTATGGCGAGTGCCGTGAAGCAGGTGCTGGTGTTCAACGACAAGCAGATTCCTCTGAACTtcaacaaagaaaaaaagcaGAATATTAACGGTAACGGGGTCAGCATTCTCAAGAAGAATATTAATGGCAAAAATGGTATTACTATCAGCATAAATCCCACGAAAAGCGTTATGTTGAACGTTCCTGACACCGAACCGGCGCTTAAAATCGTCACGGGAAAGAGGATGAAGCTGGtggaaaagaagaaaaaaaatattaactacgttttgaggttaagagatTCCTTAATGGAATTAAAGGAGAGAGATGTGGAAAAAATAGTCACTTTTTTGGCCAAACGGCTGCCTATAGTGACTCCAGAAGCTCAAGATATAGAATTCAAGAAGAGTTTTCCGTACGTTTGCCAGACTGTCGAGGAGTTCTTGGGGTTCAATGTCGGGAAGCAAAGATCTGTTGAGTGGTATCGCGCGAAAAAGATCAGGAACATGCTGAAATTTAAGGTTAGAGAGGAGGAAATTTGGACGACCAAGGAAATTCTGTTCTGGTGCAGGTTCCAGGGTTTCACGGTGATGAGGCCGCTGTTGAACTCAGTGAAAGGGGAAAGAGAGGAGGTTAACACTTGCACCGAGTCCAGGGAACTGGTCGAGTGGATCAGGAAAATGAAGTCGTCGGGAGAGGAGAAGGAGCAAGTCGATGTTATTGATATTGaaggtgatgatgatgatgacgatgaTGAGGAGTCAGGAGAGGTTGAAGAAAAGAAGGGAGAGTTTGTGAAGTTAGAGATGAACGAGGAGGAATCTAAGATGAACTTCTTTGTCAATGAAACTGCCCGACAGGTGGGGGTCACTTTGGTTGAGGAACAGATTGAAGAGGGGGTCAGAGATGCCGCTGCTAGTCGCGTTGTCGCTAAG GCTGTTGAATGTCTGCTGGAAAACTTGCTGCGTTCTTCCTTATCAAAGGCCTGGGAGAGGAATAATTTAAAGTGTCCAGATGTAATTACAATAAACGATGTACGTAAAGCTATCCGCCAGCGAGAGGAATTCGACATTTTTACAAACTCCGGACTTGGAACCACGCAGTGA
- the LOC123268658 gene encoding GATA zinc finger domain-containing protein 14 isoform X2 translates to MSTLKDNVQDPDYAIAGPSRQQKTFEEAALINKIKRINPIIEREFDRSINEKEKEILLINDRLHEAIRTLSLLRYAIISEFYNRKECQRGINSDSKQARIHPAIKQIVGKAPRNLRNRGTNGLSTKSGSGASTSSTEPPSSQNGVPGPSHQNSQNLGQSINGIGSNHQVPSENHQTISANYQNHQVPSQNYQTISANHQNHQGPGQNHQTLGANHQNHQVSGQNHQGPSQNHQIPSQNHRNHQHPAFHQRYQHPGLNIKPFQAPNSSATKNLPSNPLKRKYNQEQIENLAKKLCPNTEPEFQRGDGFRETRVIVIGNISTPIPPMDRNDDKYTHKWQVYVREKDNDKISEYISKVVFQLHPSYKPNDVIEVDRAPFNLVRRGWGNFSLNVTLIFKNKSNLPRAFVHNLTLDHVTETIYALKIFPINYSPPSYEPEESSSENEIDINENGDDTGGDSDNETVLTLTRKEVMSNIYLEHRYVNINSIGEFNKTINHAGIKSMKDINNRNNSSRSLKPGSGALGSVMSQEISSIDKRNQSKSVNGDKTNLLSSKAVCQPLEIKIPDINETMASAVKQVLVFNDKQIPLNFNKEKKQNINGNGVSILKKNINGKNGITISINPTKSVMLNVPDTEPALKIVTGKRMKLVEKKKKNINYVLRLRDSLMELKERDVEKIVTFLAKRLPIVTPEAQDIEFKKSFPYVCQTVEEFLGFNVGKQRSVEWYRAKKIRNMLKFKVREEEIWTTKEILFWCRFQGFTVMRPLLNSVKGEREEVNTCTESRELVEWIRKMKSSGEEKEQVDVIDIEGDDDDDDDEESGEVEEKKGEFVKLEMNEEESKMNFFVNETARQVGVTLVEEQIEEGVRDAAASRVVAKAVECLLENLLRSSLSKAWERNNLKCPDVITINDVRKAIRQREEFDIFTNSGLGTTQ, encoded by the exons ATGAGTACATTAAAGGACAATGTCCAGGATCCAGATTATGCTATCGCAGGACCGAGTCGTCAGCAGAAAACTTTTGAAGAAGctg ctCTCATTAATAAGATAAAACGAATCAACCCAATAATCGAGCGTGAGTTCGACAGATCAATTAACGAAAAAGAGAAAGAAATTTTGCTCATCAACGATCGACTGCACGAGGCGATCAGAACGCTCAGTTTGTTGCGGTACGCGATTATTTCCGAGTTCTATAACCGGAAAGAATGCCAGAGAGGTATAAATAGCGACTCAAAGCAGGCGAGAATCCACCCTGCGATTAAGCAAATCGTGGGAAAGGCTCCTAGGAACCTGAGAAACCGAGGAACCAATGGTTTGAGCACTAAAAGTGGTTCTGGAGCGTCGACGTCCAGCACTGAGCCGCCGAGCTCACAAAATGGCGTTCCGGGTCCTAGTCATCAAAATTCTCAGAACTTGGGTCAGAGTATTAATGGAATAGGCTCAAATCATCAAGTTCCAAGTGAAAATCATCAAACTATAAGTGCTAATTATCAGAATCATCAAGTTCCAAGTCAGAACTAtcaaactataagtgcaaatCATCAGAATCATCAAGGTCCAGGTCAGAATCATCAAACCTTGGGTGCTAATCATCAGAATCATCAAGTTTCAGGTCAGAATCATCAAGGTCCAAGTCAAAATC ATCAAATTCCAAGTCAAAATCATCGAAATCATCAACATCCAGCATTTCATCAAAGATACCAACACCCTGGCTTAAATATCAAACCTTTCCAAGCCCCAAACTCATCAGCCACTAAAAATCTACCATCAAATCCTCTGAAGCGCAAGTACAACCAAGAACAGATCGAGAATCTTGCAAAAAAACTCTGCCCAAACACCGAACCAGAGTTCCAACGCGGTGATGGCTTCAGAGAAACCCGAGTGATCGTAATCGGCAACATCTCAACTCCCATTCCTCCAATGGACCGCAACGACGATAAATACACCCACAAATGGCAAGTGTACGTCCGGGAGAAGGACAACGACAAAATCTCAGAGTACATCTCTAAAGTAGTCTTTCAACTTCACCCTAGCTATAAGCCAAACGACGTCATAGAAGTAGATCGCGCTCCCTTCAACCTGGTTCGTCGTGGCTGgggaaatttttcattgaatgTGACGCTGATCTTCAAGAACAAGTCAAATCTTCCTAGGGCTTTCGTTCACAATCTCACCTTGGACCATGTTACCGAAACCATTTatgcattgaaaattttccctATCAACTACTCGCCACCCAGTTACGAACCAGAAGAATCAAGCTCTGAAAATGAGATTGATATTAATGAAAACGGTGATGATACAGGTGGTGACAGTGATAATGAAACAGTGTTGACGTTGACGAGGAAGGAAGTTATGAGTAATATTTACTTGGAACATAGgtatgttaatattaatagcaTCGGAGAGTTCAATAAGACAATCAATCACGCGGGAATCAAGAGTATGAAGGATATTAATAACAGAAATAATTCCTCCAGGAGTCTGAAACCTGGCTCAGGAGCTCTAGGCAGTGTCATGAGCCAGGAAATCTCATCAATCGACAAAAGAAACCAGTCTAAATCTGTTAACGGTGATAAAACAAATCTATTATCATCGAAGGCGGTCTGTCAGCCGTTGGAGATAAAAATTCCTGATATTAATGAAACTATGGCGAGTGCCGTGAAGCAGGTGCTGGTGTTCAACGACAAGCAGATTCCTCTGAACTtcaacaaagaaaaaaagcaGAATATTAACGGTAACGGGGTCAGCATTCTCAAGAAGAATATTAATGGCAAAAATGGTATTACTATCAGCATAAATCCCACGAAAAGCGTTATGTTGAACGTTCCTGACACCGAACCGGCGCTTAAAATCGTCACGGGAAAGAGGATGAAGCTGGtggaaaagaagaaaaaaaatattaactacgttttgaggttaagagatTCCTTAATGGAATTAAAGGAGAGAGATGTGGAAAAAATAGTCACTTTTTTGGCCAAACGGCTGCCTATAGTGACTCCAGAAGCTCAAGATATAGAATTCAAGAAGAGTTTTCCGTACGTTTGCCAGACTGTCGAGGAGTTCTTGGGGTTCAATGTCGGGAAGCAAAGATCTGTTGAGTGGTATCGCGCGAAAAAGATCAGGAACATGCTGAAATTTAAGGTTAGAGAGGAGGAAATTTGGACGACCAAGGAAATTCTGTTCTGGTGCAGGTTCCAGGGTTTCACGGTGATGAGGCCGCTGTTGAACTCAGTGAAAGGGGAAAGAGAGGAGGTTAACACTTGCACCGAGTCCAGGGAACTGGTCGAGTGGATCAGGAAAATGAAGTCGTCGGGAGAGGAGAAGGAGCAAGTCGATGTTATTGATATTGaaggtgatgatgatgatgacgatgaTGAGGAGTCAGGAGAGGTTGAAGAAAAGAAGGGAGAGTTTGTGAAGTTAGAGATGAACGAGGAGGAATCTAAGATGAACTTCTTTGTCAATGAAACTGCCCGACAGGTGGGGGTCACTTTGGTTGAGGAACAGATTGAAGAGGGGGTCAGAGATGCCGCTGCTAGTCGCGTTGTCGCTAAG GCTGTTGAATGTCTGCTGGAAAACTTGCTGCGTTCTTCCTTATCAAAGGCCTGGGAGAGGAATAATTTAAAGTGTCCAGATGTAATTACAATAAACGATGTACGTAAAGCTATCCGCCAGCGAGAGGAATTCGACATTTTTACAAACTCCGGACTTGGAACCACGCAGTGA
- the LOC123268658 gene encoding YEATS domain-containing protein 2 isoform X4 codes for MSTLKDNVQDPDYAIAGPSRQQKTFEEAALINKIKRINPIIEREFDRSINEKEKEILLINDRLHEAIRTLSLLRYAIISEFYNRKECQRGINSDSKQARIHPAIKQIVGKAPRNLRNRGTNGLSTKSGSGASTSSTEPPSSQNGVPGPSHQNSQNLGQSINGIGSNHQVPSENHQTISANYQNHQVPSQNYQTISANHQNHQGPGQNHRNHQHPAFHQRYQHPGLNIKPFQAPNSSATKNLPSNPLKRKYNQEQIENLAKKLCPNTEPEFQRGDGFRETRVIVIGNISTPIPPMDRNDDKYTHKWQVYVREKDNDKISEYISKVVFQLHPSYKPNDVIEVDRAPFNLVRRGWGNFSLNVTLIFKNKSNLPRAFVHNLTLDHVTETIYALKIFPINYSPPSYEPEESSSENEIDINENGDDTGGDSDNETVLTLTRKEVMSNIYLEHRYVNINSIGEFNKTINHAGIKSMKDINNRNNSSRSLKPGSGALGSVMSQEISSIDKRNQSKSVNGDKTNLLSSKAVCQPLEIKIPDINETMASAVKQVLVFNDKQIPLNFNKEKKQNINGNGVSILKKNINGKNGITISINPTKSVMLNVPDTEPALKIVTGKRMKLVEKKKKNINYVLRLRDSLMELKERDVEKIVTFLAKRLPIVTPEAQDIEFKKSFPYVCQTVEEFLGFNVGKQRSVEWYRAKKIRNMLKFKVREEEIWTTKEILFWCRFQGFTVMRPLLNSVKGEREEVNTCTESRELVEWIRKMKSSGEEKEQVDVIDIEGDDDDDDDEESGEVEEKKGEFVKLEMNEEESKMNFFVNETARQVGVTLVEEQIEEGVRDAAASRVVAKAVECLLENLLRSSLSKAWERNNLKCPDVITINDVRKAIRQREEFDIFTNSGLGTTQ; via the exons ATGAGTACATTAAAGGACAATGTCCAGGATCCAGATTATGCTATCGCAGGACCGAGTCGTCAGCAGAAAACTTTTGAAGAAGctg ctCTCATTAATAAGATAAAACGAATCAACCCAATAATCGAGCGTGAGTTCGACAGATCAATTAACGAAAAAGAGAAAGAAATTTTGCTCATCAACGATCGACTGCACGAGGCGATCAGAACGCTCAGTTTGTTGCGGTACGCGATTATTTCCGAGTTCTATAACCGGAAAGAATGCCAGAGAGGTATAAATAGCGACTCAAAGCAGGCGAGAATCCACCCTGCGATTAAGCAAATCGTGGGAAAGGCTCCTAGGAACCTGAGAAACCGAGGAACCAATGGTTTGAGCACTAAAAGTGGTTCTGGAGCGTCGACGTCCAGCACTGAGCCGCCGAGCTCACAAAATGGCGTTCCGGGTCCTAGTCATCAAAATTCTCAGAACTTGGGTCAGAGTATTAATGGAATAGGCTCAAATCATCAAGTTCCAAGTGAAAATCATCAAACTATAAGTGCTAATTATCAGAATCATCAAGTTCCAAGTCAGAACTAtcaaactataagtgcaaatCATCAGAATCATCAAGGTCCAG GTCAAAATCATCGAAATCATCAACATCCAGCATTTCATCAAAGATACCAACACCCTGGCTTAAATATCAAACCTTTCCAAGCCCCAAACTCATCAGCCACTAAAAATCTACCATCAAATCCTCTGAAGCGCAAGTACAACCAAGAACAGATCGAGAATCTTGCAAAAAAACTCTGCCCAAACACCGAACCAGAGTTCCAACGCGGTGATGGCTTCAGAGAAACCCGAGTGATCGTAATCGGCAACATCTCAACTCCCATTCCTCCAATGGACCGCAACGACGATAAATACACCCACAAATGGCAAGTGTACGTCCGGGAGAAGGACAACGACAAAATCTCAGAGTACATCTCTAAAGTAGTCTTTCAACTTCACCCTAGCTATAAGCCAAACGACGTCATAGAAGTAGATCGCGCTCCCTTCAACCTGGTTCGTCGTGGCTGgggaaatttttcattgaatgTGACGCTGATCTTCAAGAACAAGTCAAATCTTCCTAGGGCTTTCGTTCACAATCTCACCTTGGACCATGTTACCGAAACCATTTatgcattgaaaattttccctATCAACTACTCGCCACCCAGTTACGAACCAGAAGAATCAAGCTCTGAAAATGAGATTGATATTAATGAAAACGGTGATGATACAGGTGGTGACAGTGATAATGAAACAGTGTTGACGTTGACGAGGAAGGAAGTTATGAGTAATATTTACTTGGAACATAGgtatgttaatattaatagcaTCGGAGAGTTCAATAAGACAATCAATCACGCGGGAATCAAGAGTATGAAGGATATTAATAACAGAAATAATTCCTCCAGGAGTCTGAAACCTGGCTCAGGAGCTCTAGGCAGTGTCATGAGCCAGGAAATCTCATCAATCGACAAAAGAAACCAGTCTAAATCTGTTAACGGTGATAAAACAAATCTATTATCATCGAAGGCGGTCTGTCAGCCGTTGGAGATAAAAATTCCTGATATTAATGAAACTATGGCGAGTGCCGTGAAGCAGGTGCTGGTGTTCAACGACAAGCAGATTCCTCTGAACTtcaacaaagaaaaaaagcaGAATATTAACGGTAACGGGGTCAGCATTCTCAAGAAGAATATTAATGGCAAAAATGGTATTACTATCAGCATAAATCCCACGAAAAGCGTTATGTTGAACGTTCCTGACACCGAACCGGCGCTTAAAATCGTCACGGGAAAGAGGATGAAGCTGGtggaaaagaagaaaaaaaatattaactacgttttgaggttaagagatTCCTTAATGGAATTAAAGGAGAGAGATGTGGAAAAAATAGTCACTTTTTTGGCCAAACGGCTGCCTATAGTGACTCCAGAAGCTCAAGATATAGAATTCAAGAAGAGTTTTCCGTACGTTTGCCAGACTGTCGAGGAGTTCTTGGGGTTCAATGTCGGGAAGCAAAGATCTGTTGAGTGGTATCGCGCGAAAAAGATCAGGAACATGCTGAAATTTAAGGTTAGAGAGGAGGAAATTTGGACGACCAAGGAAATTCTGTTCTGGTGCAGGTTCCAGGGTTTCACGGTGATGAGGCCGCTGTTGAACTCAGTGAAAGGGGAAAGAGAGGAGGTTAACACTTGCACCGAGTCCAGGGAACTGGTCGAGTGGATCAGGAAAATGAAGTCGTCGGGAGAGGAGAAGGAGCAAGTCGATGTTATTGATATTGaaggtgatgatgatgatgacgatgaTGAGGAGTCAGGAGAGGTTGAAGAAAAGAAGGGAGAGTTTGTGAAGTTAGAGATGAACGAGGAGGAATCTAAGATGAACTTCTTTGTCAATGAAACTGCCCGACAGGTGGGGGTCACTTTGGTTGAGGAACAGATTGAAGAGGGGGTCAGAGATGCCGCTGCTAGTCGCGTTGTCGCTAAG GCTGTTGAATGTCTGCTGGAAAACTTGCTGCGTTCTTCCTTATCAAAGGCCTGGGAGAGGAATAATTTAAAGTGTCCAGATGTAATTACAATAAACGATGTACGTAAAGCTATCCGCCAGCGAGAGGAATTCGACATTTTTACAAACTCCGGACTTGGAACCACGCAGTGA
- the LOC123268658 gene encoding YEATS domain-containing protein 2 isoform X3 — MSTLKDNVQDPDYAIAGPSRQQKTFEEAALINKIKRINPIIEREFDRSINEKEKEILLINDRLHEAIRTLSLLRYAIISEFYNRKECQRGINSDSKQARIHPAIKQIVGKAPRNLRNRGTNGLSTKSGSGASTSSTEPPSSQNGVPGPSHQNSQNLGQSINGIGSNHQVPSENHQTISANYQNHQVPSQNYQTISANHQNHQGPGQNHQTLGANHQNHQVSGQNHQVPSQNHRNHQHPAFHQRYQHPGLNIKPFQAPNSSATKNLPSNPLKRKYNQEQIENLAKKLCPNTEPEFQRGDGFRETRVIVIGNISTPIPPMDRNDDKYTHKWQVYVREKDNDKISEYISKVVFQLHPSYKPNDVIEVDRAPFNLVRRGWGNFSLNVTLIFKNKSNLPRAFVHNLTLDHVTETIYALKIFPINYSPPSYEPEESSSENEIDINENGDDTGGDSDNETVLTLTRKEVMSNIYLEHRYVNINSIGEFNKTINHAGIKSMKDINNRNNSSRSLKPGSGALGSVMSQEISSIDKRNQSKSVNGDKTNLLSSKAVCQPLEIKIPDINETMASAVKQVLVFNDKQIPLNFNKEKKQNINGNGVSILKKNINGKNGITISINPTKSVMLNVPDTEPALKIVTGKRMKLVEKKKKNINYVLRLRDSLMELKERDVEKIVTFLAKRLPIVTPEAQDIEFKKSFPYVCQTVEEFLGFNVGKQRSVEWYRAKKIRNMLKFKVREEEIWTTKEILFWCRFQGFTVMRPLLNSVKGEREEVNTCTESRELVEWIRKMKSSGEEKEQVDVIDIEGDDDDDDDEESGEVEEKKGEFVKLEMNEEESKMNFFVNETARQVGVTLVEEQIEEGVRDAAASRVVAKAVECLLENLLRSSLSKAWERNNLKCPDVITINDVRKAIRQREEFDIFTNSGLGTTQ, encoded by the exons ATGAGTACATTAAAGGACAATGTCCAGGATCCAGATTATGCTATCGCAGGACCGAGTCGTCAGCAGAAAACTTTTGAAGAAGctg ctCTCATTAATAAGATAAAACGAATCAACCCAATAATCGAGCGTGAGTTCGACAGATCAATTAACGAAAAAGAGAAAGAAATTTTGCTCATCAACGATCGACTGCACGAGGCGATCAGAACGCTCAGTTTGTTGCGGTACGCGATTATTTCCGAGTTCTATAACCGGAAAGAATGCCAGAGAGGTATAAATAGCGACTCAAAGCAGGCGAGAATCCACCCTGCGATTAAGCAAATCGTGGGAAAGGCTCCTAGGAACCTGAGAAACCGAGGAACCAATGGTTTGAGCACTAAAAGTGGTTCTGGAGCGTCGACGTCCAGCACTGAGCCGCCGAGCTCACAAAATGGCGTTCCGGGTCCTAGTCATCAAAATTCTCAGAACTTGGGTCAGAGTATTAATGGAATAGGCTCAAATCATCAAGTTCCAAGTGAAAATCATCAAACTATAAGTGCTAATTATCAGAATCATCAAGTTCCAAGTCAGAACTAtcaaactataagtgcaaatCATCAGAATCATCAAGGTCCAGGTCAGAATCATCAAACCTTGGGTGCTAATCATCAGAATCATCAAGTTTCAGGTCAGAATCATCAAG TTCCAAGTCAAAATCATCGAAATCATCAACATCCAGCATTTCATCAAAGATACCAACACCCTGGCTTAAATATCAAACCTTTCCAAGCCCCAAACTCATCAGCCACTAAAAATCTACCATCAAATCCTCTGAAGCGCAAGTACAACCAAGAACAGATCGAGAATCTTGCAAAAAAACTCTGCCCAAACACCGAACCAGAGTTCCAACGCGGTGATGGCTTCAGAGAAACCCGAGTGATCGTAATCGGCAACATCTCAACTCCCATTCCTCCAATGGACCGCAACGACGATAAATACACCCACAAATGGCAAGTGTACGTCCGGGAGAAGGACAACGACAAAATCTCAGAGTACATCTCTAAAGTAGTCTTTCAACTTCACCCTAGCTATAAGCCAAACGACGTCATAGAAGTAGATCGCGCTCCCTTCAACCTGGTTCGTCGTGGCTGgggaaatttttcattgaatgTGACGCTGATCTTCAAGAACAAGTCAAATCTTCCTAGGGCTTTCGTTCACAATCTCACCTTGGACCATGTTACCGAAACCATTTatgcattgaaaattttccctATCAACTACTCGCCACCCAGTTACGAACCAGAAGAATCAAGCTCTGAAAATGAGATTGATATTAATGAAAACGGTGATGATACAGGTGGTGACAGTGATAATGAAACAGTGTTGACGTTGACGAGGAAGGAAGTTATGAGTAATATTTACTTGGAACATAGgtatgttaatattaatagcaTCGGAGAGTTCAATAAGACAATCAATCACGCGGGAATCAAGAGTATGAAGGATATTAATAACAGAAATAATTCCTCCAGGAGTCTGAAACCTGGCTCAGGAGCTCTAGGCAGTGTCATGAGCCAGGAAATCTCATCAATCGACAAAAGAAACCAGTCTAAATCTGTTAACGGTGATAAAACAAATCTATTATCATCGAAGGCGGTCTGTCAGCCGTTGGAGATAAAAATTCCTGATATTAATGAAACTATGGCGAGTGCCGTGAAGCAGGTGCTGGTGTTCAACGACAAGCAGATTCCTCTGAACTtcaacaaagaaaaaaagcaGAATATTAACGGTAACGGGGTCAGCATTCTCAAGAAGAATATTAATGGCAAAAATGGTATTACTATCAGCATAAATCCCACGAAAAGCGTTATGTTGAACGTTCCTGACACCGAACCGGCGCTTAAAATCGTCACGGGAAAGAGGATGAAGCTGGtggaaaagaagaaaaaaaatattaactacgttttgaggttaagagatTCCTTAATGGAATTAAAGGAGAGAGATGTGGAAAAAATAGTCACTTTTTTGGCCAAACGGCTGCCTATAGTGACTCCAGAAGCTCAAGATATAGAATTCAAGAAGAGTTTTCCGTACGTTTGCCAGACTGTCGAGGAGTTCTTGGGGTTCAATGTCGGGAAGCAAAGATCTGTTGAGTGGTATCGCGCGAAAAAGATCAGGAACATGCTGAAATTTAAGGTTAGAGAGGAGGAAATTTGGACGACCAAGGAAATTCTGTTCTGGTGCAGGTTCCAGGGTTTCACGGTGATGAGGCCGCTGTTGAACTCAGTGAAAGGGGAAAGAGAGGAGGTTAACACTTGCACCGAGTCCAGGGAACTGGTCGAGTGGATCAGGAAAATGAAGTCGTCGGGAGAGGAGAAGGAGCAAGTCGATGTTATTGATATTGaaggtgatgatgatgatgacgatgaTGAGGAGTCAGGAGAGGTTGAAGAAAAGAAGGGAGAGTTTGTGAAGTTAGAGATGAACGAGGAGGAATCTAAGATGAACTTCTTTGTCAATGAAACTGCCCGACAGGTGGGGGTCACTTTGGTTGAGGAACAGATTGAAGAGGGGGTCAGAGATGCCGCTGCTAGTCGCGTTGTCGCTAAG GCTGTTGAATGTCTGCTGGAAAACTTGCTGCGTTCTTCCTTATCAAAGGCCTGGGAGAGGAATAATTTAAAGTGTCCAGATGTAATTACAATAAACGATGTACGTAAAGCTATCCGCCAGCGAGAGGAATTCGACATTTTTACAAACTCCGGACTTGGAACCACGCAGTGA